A stretch of Nilaparvata lugens isolate BPH chromosome 12, ASM1435652v1, whole genome shotgun sequence DNA encodes these proteins:
- the LOC120353859 gene encoding uncharacterized protein LOC120353859 — MAMLEAELLRSDAAPADAGLFDEDNSLMELLTRAEKQLKEQNLWQPLHQTDRRQQQVSSPDLPPPSSPHCQQLVIYTSPPPATRAAAIPPAFTVTSHQQVRIPPAPTTRIPPAFTSHQQGCPPAAAASTAHPYSRPRAILGSNSMRHEFDFDGLIRFSDPSRRRTIALKHLSDAFQYPVLGARVVRSYNKDAVIIRVANVGRRGNEDAEIETFMPHRFTAKITRANVQSFNSGCHNLIMQVVHSEGRSSDIRLNRRSRQRP; from the coding sequence ATGGCTATGCTGGAGGCTGAACTATTGAGAAGCGACGCTGCACCTGCCGACGCCGGCCTGTTTGATGAAGACAACTCATTAATGGAACTATTGACCAGAGCTGAAAAGCAACTCAAGGAGCAAAACCTCTGGCAGCCACTTCATCAAACGGATCGACGTCAGCAACAGGTTTCCAGCCCCGATCTCCCTCCCCCTTCATCGCCGCATTGCCAGCAGCTTGTAATATACACGTCGCCACCACCCGCCACCCGAGCTGCTGCGATCCCCCCCGCCTTCACCGTCACATCACACCAACAAGTCCGGATACCCCCCGCCCCCACAACAAGAATCCCCCCCGCCTTCACATCACACCAACAAGGTTGTCCCCCCGCCGCCGCTGCCTCCACCGCTCATCCTTATAGTCGTCCACGCGCAATCTTAGGATCTAACTCTATGCGGCATGAATTTGATTTCGATGGCCTGATAAGATTTTCAGATCCATCCCGACGTCGTACAATTGCGTTAAAACATTTATCCGATGCATTTCAGTATCCTGTTTTAGGTGCGCGTGTTGTGCGCTCCTACAACAAGGATGCTGTTATCATTAGGGTAGCAAATGTAGGACGTCGGGGCAACGAAGATGCCGAAATTGAAACATTCATGCCGCATAGATTTACTGCTAAGATTACGCGTGCGAATGTACAGTCATTTAATTCAGGTTGCCACAATTTAATAATGCAAGTTGTTCACAGCGAAGGTCGTTCCTCTGATATAAGGCTGAATCGACGGTCGCGACAGCGGCCGTAG